One window from the genome of Calditrichota bacterium encodes:
- a CDS encoding zinc ribbon domain-containing protein, translated as MPTYEYKCESCDYMFEEFQSIHDEPIKVCPKCGGPVRKLISSSYGVIFKGSGFYITDYKHKNSSPSSNGNGNGKADSGKNGTDSKPAAAQKPVSKESK; from the coding sequence AATGTGAATCCTGTGATTACATGTTTGAAGAGTTCCAATCCATTCACGATGAGCCGATTAAGGTGTGCCCCAAATGCGGCGGCCCTGTAAGAAAACTCATCAGCTCCAGTTACGGTGTTATCTTTAAGGGGTCGGGTTTTTATATTACCGATTACAAACACAAGAATTCAAGTCCTTCTTCGAACGGAAATGGAAATGGAAAGGCGGATTCTGGCAAAAACGGAACGGATTCCAAACCCGCCGCTGCCCAAAAACCTGTTTCCAAAGAATCAAAATGA